In the genome of Nonomuraea sp. NBC_00507, the window ACGTGAGCGACTGCCTGCTGTGGTATGCCACTGATCTTGCCGCTGGAGAGCAGGAGCTCAGCACGACGGAGATCCATGTCCGTCCTGAGTCGAAGCCGGACGACCTCATCACCACGATGACCACATTCGCCACGATCCTGGCGCGGGTCGTCGACGCGACTGCGCCCGGGGCTCGCGGGTGGCATCCCTGGGGTCTCGCCGACGCGTCCGGCTTCGCCGCGATGGCCTGCGACGAGATGCTCGTGCACACCGCCGACGTCGGCGCTGGGGTCGGCCAGAGCTTCCTCCCTGCCGAGAAGCTCGCGGCGGCCACCGTGCGTCGCTTGTTTCCGTGGGCGCCGGCGGACACGGACCCGTGGGAGACGTTGTTGTGGGCCAACGGCCGCGCCGACCTCCCCGGTCAAGAGCGGCAGGTGGGGTGGAGATGGCACTGCGCCCCACTGACCGAATGGAAGGGCACCAACCCCAGCCGCCGAGTGACTCACTAGGCACCCGTCGCCGGTTTCCAGCACCTACATGGGCGTCTGGTGGAGGAGGACGACACGCCAGCCGTCCGGGGTCCGGCGGTAGACCGTCGAGGCGTACCACGAGGACGTCTCGTCGCCGGTCGTGCTCGTCAGTTTGTAGGCGACCACGGCTCCGGCGTCGCCGAGCGGTTTGACCACGACGTCGTGTGCCTGGTTACGCCGGTCCGGGTTTCCGCTTCCTTTGGCATACATGTCGAGAACCTGCTGCTTGGACACGATGCCGTAATTTCCCATGGCGACGAAGTCATCGGCGCAGTATTCCGCGAAAAAGCCCTCGTCGTAGGCCGCGTCGGCGTCCAGCATGCGCTGCTCGATTTCCGCCAGCGTCTTTTCGATGTCGCTCATGCCGTCCCACTCCTTGGTGAAGGTGCGGTCCAGGCTGCCAGGCGTACCTGACACCTCCCGACAGGTACGGCCGACGACAGCTCTCGTTCGGCGAGGTTTGGTGCTGAGCCGGTCCTGGCGACCGGCTCAGCACGGATCATCACCCGGCTATGAGCGGAGCGAGGACGCGAGCGAGCCGCCCCAGGGGAGCCCGTCCGTCGGCCACAACTCGGCCTGCCGCTTGAGCGTGTTCTCGACCCTGCCGCCCACGGGGCAGCGGAAGCCGTGCGGGGGCACGGTCAGCGAGATCAGGTAGTTGTCGATCGGCACCGTGCTGCACTCGTCCTTGCCGTAGATGCGGTGGCCCCAGCCCTCGTAGGTGAGGAGCACCGCCTTGGAGCCGAGCTGGCGGCCCACGTTGGCGGACCAGATCCACGGGGTGGAGGGGTCGTGGATCGAGTTTCCCAGCAGGATCGGAGCACTGCCCGTGTAGCGCAGCGTGTGCTGCGGGTTGGTGGTGGGGTGGTTGAGGCAGACGGGCAGGTCCTCGATCGGCATCGGGTTGAACCGCATGTCGGGTGCCAGGCGACCGGAGTTTCGCATGATCTCGGCGTACTCGTCATAGTTGCGCACCCGGAGGTTGTAGTCCTCGCAGAGAATCACAGTCGGCAGCTGGGCGACTTCTCCCGTCACGGGCTGGCGGCCGGGCAGCGGCGGCATCCACGACGGCGGCTCGCCACCGTCCAGGGCGCGAAGCATCTCGCTCAGCAGCTGCCAGGCGGGCCCCTCGGTGCCCAGCACGCCGTTCCACAGGACCTGCAGCTCGGTCATCGGACGATCCGTGACGCCCGGCCAGTAGAGCTCGCCCTTCTGCGCCTTGTCCAGCAGCCTCTTCCAGACCGCCCGGACGTCCTGCCCGTGCAGGGCGCAGCCGGGCTCCTGGTCGCACCAGCCGACGAACTGGTCGAAGGCGTCCTCGACGGCGAGCGCCTCGGTGTAGAGGAACGCCTTGACGCCGAGGCTGTGGTCCATGTTGCTGTCCAGGGCGAGAGCCCGGATCCGGTTCGGGAACATCTCGGCGTACATCTGCCCGAGCAGGGTGCCGTACGAGACCCCGTAGAAGGTCAGCTTCTCTTCGCCGAGCGCGGCGCGCAGGGCGTCCATGTCACGCGCGACGTTGACCGAGTCGACGTGGTCGTACAGGGGGCCGGTGCGGGCCCGGCAATCGGCGTGCAGCCTCTTGTTGTAGGCGGTCCACTTGTCGAAGTCGGCCTGGCTCTTCATGACGGCGTACGGCATCTCGTTGTACACCGACGCCGAGCAGATCACCGGGTTACTGCGGCCCACGCCCCGGGGATCGAAACCGACGATGTCGAACCGCTTCTGGATCTCCTCGGTGAAGAATCCGGGGGAACTGTAGGCGAACTCCACACCCGATCCGCCCGGGCCACCCGCGCCGAGCACCAGAGACCCGATCCGGGCGGCAGGATCGGTGGCCTTGCGCCGGGCGACGGCCAGGTCGACGGTGGGCCCGTCCGGCTTGGACCAGTCGATCGGGACGGTCAATGTGCCGCACTCGGCGGCAGGCTCCTCTTCGCAGGGCTGCCATGCGATGCCGCCACTCCCGCTGACCGCCGAGACACCGTTCTCAGCGGCCGCCGCGGCCGGCAAGACGGGTAACAGCACCGCCATCGCCATGAAAGCGGTGGCGAGCAGGGAAGATCTTCTTCGCACGTTGCTCCAATCGTTTGGTCGGTCGGCCGGCCCGCTCACGCGGCGCGCGGCCGATCTTCGATCATTCCCGGTCGGCGCCGCGCGCGGAGAAGAAATGGAAATTTCCTTCACAGCGACCGGGATCAGACTGGAAACATGGCGATGAGAACCGCAGGGGGCGGGGCTCGCACCCGGTCAGCCCTGTGTCAGGCGGACTCGCGCCAGCGGTTGGTGATCGGGAGGCGGCGGTCCTTGCCGAAGACCTTTGGTGAGATCTTCGTGCCGGGCGGGTACTGCCGCCGCTTGTACTCCGCCGTGTCCACCATCCGCAGGACCCACGTCACCAGTTCCGCGTCGTAGCCCGCCGCCACGATCGCCTCGCGCCCCTGCTCGCCGTCGATGTAGAGCGACAGGATCTGGTCCAGGACGGCGTAGTCGGGCAGGGAGTCGGTGTCGACCTGGCCCGGCCGCAGCTCGGCGCTGGGCGGCTTGCTGAGGGAGTTGTGCGGGATCGGCGGGGTCTGGCCACGCTCCAGCGCGGCGCGGTTACGCCACCGGGCCAGGGCGAAGACGGACGTCTTGTAGACGTCCTTGATCGGCGCGTAGGCGCCCACCGAGTCGCCGTACAGGGTGGAGTAGCCCACCGCCAGTTCGCTCTTGTTGCCGGGCGCGAGCACGATGTGCCCCTCCTGGTTGGACAGGGTCATGAGCACCATCCCGCGCAGCCGGGACTGCAGGTTCTCCTCGGCGAGACCGGTCAGCCCCAGCGCTCCCATGGAGGCGTCGAACATCGGCACGATCGGTACGGTCCGGAAGTTCAGCCCGGTGAGCCGGGCCAGCTCCGCCGCGTCGGCGACGGAGTGCTCCGAGGAGTATCGGGACGGCATGGCCACCCCGTGAACGTTGGCCGCCCCTACGGCGTCGCAGGCGATGGCGGCGACCAGGGCCGAGTCGATGCCGCCTGACAGCCCGGTCAGCACGCTGCGGAAGCCGTTCTTGGCGACGTACGCTCGCAGGCCCACGACCAGCGCGGTGTAGATCTCCTCCTCGTCCTCGAGGCGTGCGGCCTGCCCGCCGGGCGCCTGGACCTCGTACGGCGGCAGCGGCTCGGCCGAGATCGTACGGTGCTCTACCACCAGCCCGTCAGCGACCACGCCGCTCGGCGGTTCCTCGGCGGCGGCCGGGAGCTCCAGATCGACCAGCATGCAGCCCTCCTCGAACTGCCGCGCCCGGCTGATGACCTCGCCCTGAGCCGACACCACGATGGAGTCGCCGTCGAAGACCAGTTCGTCCTGGCCGCCCGTCATCGTCAAGTAGGCCAGCGTGCAACCAGCCTCCTGGGCGCGCTTGCGGACCACGTCCAGGCGGTCGTCGTGCTTGCTGAGCTCGTACGGCGAACCGTTGATGGACAGCAGCAGACCCGCCCCGGCGGCCCGGGCGGCGGGAGCCCGGCCGCCCTCCTGCCACAGGTCCTCGCAGATCGCGAGCGCGACATCGACGCCGTGCACCCGCACCACGGGGAGCGTGTTTCCCGGCACGAAGTAGCGGACCTCGTCGAAGACGCCATAGTTCTGCAGACGGTGCTTCGCGAACCGCAGGACGACGTCCCCCCGGTGAAGAACAGCGGCGACGTTCTGCGGCGCGCCGGCAGGCTGCCCGTAGCGGGGCCGCGCCTCGCCACGGTCGACGTAGCCGACGACCACCGGCAGTTCCCCGCACCCCTCGGAGACCAGTCGCTCCGCGAGCCCGGCCAGCGCGGCGCGGGTGGCGTCCACGAAGGAGGACCGGAGTGCGAGGTCCTCCAGGGGAAATCCGGTCAACGCCATCTCGGGGAACGCCACCAGGTGAGCTCCCTGCTCAGCCGCATGCCGGGTCCAGCGCACGATCGACTCGGCGTTCCCGGAGAGGTCGCCGACGGTCGAGTCGATCTGATACAGGGCGAGACGAAGTTGGGGCACCGGCCAACTGTAATCGTCACGACTACGGCAGCCTTCCGTCGGCCTCCCGGGCTGTCAGAGGCCGAGGAGTGCGATCACTCCCGCGCCCAGCGGGCCCAGCCACTGGGCGATCCGGCCCAGGGCGTCGACCAATGAGGTGCCCGCGTCGGCGAGCGCTCCGGCGCGCTCCAGTCCCGAGGTGAGCGCCTGGAGGTGGTCGGCCGCCTGCTCCCTGTCGGGCGTCTCTGCTCGCACCGCGTCCTCGACCGCGGACAGTTCGCGCTCGGCGTTCTGGCGTTCGGTCGCGGTCAGCCTCAGCTCGCCGAGAGCGTTCCTGATGGCCTCCAGGTCGGCGTGGAGACCCTGGTTCATGATCTGATTCCCGGCGACGCCGTGGAGGTCTCTCCCGGCGACCTGGTGATGCCCGCCCACGTATTGCGTGCCGCTCCCCGCGTTCACCGGCCCGGTGACATTACCGAAACGGAAGGTCTCCCCCATTACCGCCACCTCTCCCTAACGCCGCGGCCCACGCCGCCGCCGATTGCGCTCCTGCGCGCGCTTACGCGCAGCCTTGGACATGGACGAGCCGATCCCCGCGAGCACCCCACCGGCCACGAAAAGACCGAAACCCGTGGGCGCCATGGGAATCCCGGGCACCAATTCCTTTTCGAACGGATTCGAGAAATCGTTGGTGGTCACGAATCCGAAGATGAAGGACCCCCAGATGCCGAAGCCCGCCAGAGCGATCATCATGCCGAGGATCAGGAGGACGCGCCCGAACCCTCTCCCCTGGAATACCTCGTCAATAGGCTCATAATCGGCATTCACCTGAATGTCGTAATTGTCGCCATAGATGTCTCTGCCGGCCGACTGGTGATACCCGCCGACGTACTGGACGCCACTCCCCGCGTTCACCGGCCCGCGTACGTCCCCGAACCCGTAACTCGCCGGCGGAGCCGCCGCGGCACCCTGCACGAACCGCAGCTCCGCGTACCCTATCCGCAGCCGGTCCCCGTCACACAACACCTGACCACTGACGATCTTATGGCCGTTGACCCACGTCCCGTTCGTCGACCCGAGATCGTTGATGAGCACCTGATCCCCGGTCCGATCGAGCGACGCGTGCCGCCTGCTGACCCCGTCCACCTCTAACCGGATCCCCGACCCGTGCATGCTGCCGATCTCGGTGTGCCCACCGGGAATATCGAACCTGACCCCCGCCATCCCCCTGCTGACGACAAGCAGCTGCGGCTGAGAGTCCGAATATCCACCCATACGCACCACCCCTTGATGCCGGCAGAGTAATATCTTGCATCCTCTCCGTGAATGACGAACAGCGCCTTAACATAAATGATCAGCTCGATCTGATTACATTTCTATATGGAATGCAGAATCTCCATATAAGTCAGGTCCGATATTTCCGCAGTTTCCTATCCGGCACGGTCGCAAAAGTCCCGAAGCCGGGGTGCGGGATGCTCATGCGATGCCCTCGCGTCTCGGGGCGCGGCCGTCCGCTCCCACGATGGGGGTGCGGAGTGTGCCCAGCCGGTCGATCTCGACCTCCACGACGTCGCCCGCCTGCAGCAGCCACGGTGGCGTGCGGACGTAGCCGACGCCGTCGGGGGTTCCGGTGGCG includes:
- a CDS encoding FHA domain-containing protein, whose protein sequence is MGGYSDSQPQLLVVSRGMAGVRFDIPGGHTEIGSMHGSGIRLEVDGVSRRHASLDRTGDQVLINDLGSTNGTWVNGHKIVSGQVLCDGDRLRIGYAELRFVQGAAAAPPASYGFGDVRGPVNAGSGVQYVGGYHQSAGRDIYGDNYDIQVNADYEPIDEVFQGRGFGRVLLILGMMIALAGFGIWGSFIFGFVTTNDFSNPFEKELVPGIPMAPTGFGLFVAGGVLAGIGSSMSKAARKRAQERNRRRRGPRR
- a CDS encoding NAD+ synthase, which produces MPQLRLALYQIDSTVGDLSGNAESIVRWTRHAAEQGAHLVAFPEMALTGFPLEDLALRSSFVDATRAALAGLAERLVSEGCGELPVVVGYVDRGEARPRYGQPAGAPQNVAAVLHRGDVVLRFAKHRLQNYGVFDEVRYFVPGNTLPVVRVHGVDVALAICEDLWQEGGRAPAARAAGAGLLLSINGSPYELSKHDDRLDVVRKRAQEAGCTLAYLTMTGGQDELVFDGDSIVVSAQGEVISRARQFEEGCMLVDLELPAAAEEPPSGVVADGLVVEHRTISAEPLPPYEVQAPGGQAARLEDEEEIYTALVVGLRAYVAKNGFRSVLTGLSGGIDSALVAAIACDAVGAANVHGVAMPSRYSSEHSVADAAELARLTGLNFRTVPIVPMFDASMGALGLTGLAEENLQSRLRGMVLMTLSNQEGHIVLAPGNKSELAVGYSTLYGDSVGAYAPIKDVYKTSVFALARWRNRAALERGQTPPIPHNSLSKPPSAELRPGQVDTDSLPDYAVLDQILSLYIDGEQGREAIVAAGYDAELVTWVLRMVDTAEYKRRQYPPGTKISPKVFGKDRRLPITNRWRESA
- a CDS encoding nuclear transport factor 2 family protein, with the translated sequence MSDIEKTLAEIEQRMLDADAAYDEGFFAEYCADDFVAMGNYGIVSKQQVLDMYAKGSGNPDRRNQAHDVVVKPLGDAGAVVAYKLTSTTGDETSSWYASTVYRRTPDGWRVVLLHQTPM
- a CDS encoding maleylpyruvate isomerase N-terminal domain-containing protein, with translation MDGSTVLQTAAECERFLRSAADRSWAETPIPGMDWTAAQAAAHVSDCLLWYATDLAAGEQELSTTEIHVRPESKPDDLITTMTTFATILARVVDATAPGARGWHPWGLADASGFAAMACDEMLVHTADVGAGVGQSFLPAEKLAAATVRRLFPWAPADTDPWETLLWANGRADLPGQERQVGWRWHCAPLTEWKGTNPSRRVTH
- a CDS encoding alpha/beta fold hydrolase, which translates into the protein MRRRSSLLATAFMAMAVLLPVLPAAAAAENGVSAVSGSGGIAWQPCEEEPAAECGTLTVPIDWSKPDGPTVDLAVARRKATDPAARIGSLVLGAGGPGGSGVEFAYSSPGFFTEEIQKRFDIVGFDPRGVGRSNPVICSASVYNEMPYAVMKSQADFDKWTAYNKRLHADCRARTGPLYDHVDSVNVARDMDALRAALGEEKLTFYGVSYGTLLGQMYAEMFPNRIRALALDSNMDHSLGVKAFLYTEALAVEDAFDQFVGWCDQEPGCALHGQDVRAVWKRLLDKAQKGELYWPGVTDRPMTELQVLWNGVLGTEGPAWQLLSEMLRALDGGEPPSWMPPLPGRQPVTGEVAQLPTVILCEDYNLRVRNYDEYAEIMRNSGRLAPDMRFNPMPIEDLPVCLNHPTTNPQHTLRYTGSAPILLGNSIHDPSTPWIWSANVGRQLGSKAVLLTYEGWGHRIYGKDECSTVPIDNYLISLTVPPHGFRCPVGGRVENTLKRQAELWPTDGLPWGGSLASSLRS